A single region of the Solwaraspora sp. WMMD791 genome encodes:
- the eccCa gene encoding type VII secretion protein EccCa: MSGTVLDRPARQPPPDVAGGEIRIAAPPSLPAEPTGAAGRWQQAFMLLPALGGSVAAAMALNQGRGAYPYLMGAVFAVSALAMLATSWQAGGGTATTSEMDVARRRYLRYLAGLRRQVRQTAVRQRAALCYRHPDPHMLWSTAASSRVWERRAGDDDFGVIRIGAGPQRLATALVAPTAQAPEDVEPLTAAAVRRFVDTYAEVPDLPTTVALPAWSRIVVTTTGNRSAPHVHAGDPAPDGGGPAPDGGGPAPDGGSPAPDGGTRPAAMVRAMLAQLAVFHPPDELRIAVCAAPQRRPAWEWTKWLPHVWHPQRHDAAGALRLVATDVAELAQLVAPPPTKAGPATGTGAHLVVVLDGVTGDLPALRRDSGGTARLTVIEVDPTAPAALDPATLELAIGPDGRLADHRAGPTATDGGRTGLPAAATADQLSTVEAEALARQLTPLRLVSGDRTTPGSAADADLIRLLGLDVAPAARWWTADGPVRGPDAGRQLRVPIGVDADGRPVELDLKESAAQGMGPHGMVVGATGSGKSELLRTLVLGLALSHPPEELNLVLVDFKGGATFAALDRLPHTAAVITNLARELPLVDRMADSLTGEVVRRQDLLRRAGNLASRQEYLRARQDVPALPPLPALLIVCDEFTELLTAKPDFIEVFGQIGRLGRSLGIHLLLASQRVDEGRLRGLDTHLSYRIGLRTFSALESRAILGVPDAYHLPRDPGHGFLAYGTEPPVRFRAAYVSGPYRRPMPRAAGGRRRAPRLYDYRTAVVPAVAPEPVVAAPVTGPSLLDVTVDRLARYGPTAHQVWLPPLDTSPCLDDLLGPVRPVPGRGLQVADPAVAGRLRVPVALVDKPAAQQRAPLWLSLDAAAGHLAVVGAPQAGKSHLLRTVVCALALTHTPDEVQVYCLDFGGGTLAGLRELPHVGAVAGRTDAATVRRTVAEVADLLAVRERRFAALGVDSMAAYRRRRAAIGVGAAGVRAADGGGAADGGGAADDLDRYGDVFLVVDGWPTLRGEYDDLEQPITDLATRGLSYGVHLVASAPRWTDFRPAVRDLFGSRLELRLGDPVESMVSRRSAGNVPAQPGRGLSADGFHFRTALAEVADPGASAGPGAGAGPGPGADTGTAGLVSAIARHWPGRGAPPVRLLPDLVPYAEFSPAATGDGTDGLRLAIGLAEADLRPVAIDFAADPHLVVFGDAESGKSAFLRALAASIVKRFVPERARLIIVDYRRSLLGAVTSPHLIGYGSTPSHTVDLIASAASYLRDRLPGPEVTAGQLAARSWWSGPELFVLVDDHDLVDNGGPDPLQPLVEHLAQARDVGLHLVLARRSGGAARALYRPVQQRLRELSSAGLVLSGDPDEGPLVGTVRPTPLPPGRGWLVTRREQSRLIQLAYLPPPVPDGQISLPKSTSGGRESR, translated from the coding sequence ATGTCCGGTACCGTCCTCGACCGACCGGCCCGCCAGCCGCCGCCCGACGTCGCGGGTGGCGAGATCCGCATCGCCGCGCCGCCGTCGTTGCCGGCCGAACCCACCGGGGCCGCCGGCCGATGGCAGCAGGCGTTCATGCTGCTGCCGGCGCTCGGCGGCTCGGTCGCGGCGGCGATGGCCCTCAACCAGGGCCGCGGTGCCTACCCGTACCTGATGGGCGCGGTGTTCGCGGTCTCCGCGCTGGCGATGCTGGCCACCTCGTGGCAGGCCGGCGGCGGTACGGCCACCACGTCCGAGATGGACGTCGCCCGCCGGCGGTACCTGCGCTACCTGGCCGGGCTACGCCGACAGGTGCGACAGACGGCGGTACGGCAACGGGCAGCGCTGTGCTACCGCCATCCGGACCCGCACATGCTGTGGTCGACGGCGGCCAGCAGCCGGGTGTGGGAGCGCCGGGCAGGCGACGACGACTTCGGCGTGATCCGGATCGGGGCGGGCCCGCAACGCCTCGCCACCGCGCTCGTCGCCCCGACCGCCCAGGCACCCGAGGACGTCGAGCCGCTCACCGCCGCCGCCGTACGACGGTTCGTCGACACCTACGCCGAGGTGCCGGACCTGCCGACGACGGTCGCGCTGCCCGCGTGGTCCCGGATCGTCGTCACCACGACCGGGAACCGGTCGGCACCACACGTGCACGCCGGAGACCCGGCACCGGACGGCGGAGGCCCGGCACCGGACGGCGGAGGCCCGGCACCGGACGGCGGAAGCCCGGCACCGGACGGCGGTACGCGGCCGGCGGCGATGGTGCGGGCCATGCTGGCCCAGCTCGCCGTCTTCCACCCGCCGGACGAGCTACGGATCGCCGTCTGCGCCGCACCGCAGCGTCGACCCGCCTGGGAATGGACGAAGTGGCTGCCGCACGTCTGGCATCCGCAGCGGCACGACGCCGCCGGTGCGCTGCGGCTCGTCGCCACCGACGTCGCCGAGTTGGCGCAGCTGGTGGCGCCACCGCCGACCAAGGCCGGACCGGCCACCGGCACCGGCGCGCACCTGGTGGTGGTCCTCGACGGCGTCACCGGCGACCTGCCGGCCCTGCGTCGCGACAGCGGCGGCACGGCCCGGCTCACCGTGATCGAGGTGGACCCCACGGCGCCGGCGGCGCTCGACCCGGCCACGCTGGAACTGGCGATCGGTCCGGACGGCCGGCTCGCCGACCACCGCGCCGGGCCCACCGCTACCGACGGCGGCCGGACGGGACTGCCGGCTGCGGCGACGGCGGACCAGCTCAGCACCGTCGAGGCGGAGGCGCTCGCCCGGCAGTTGACGCCGCTGCGGCTGGTGTCCGGCGATCGTACGACGCCCGGGTCGGCCGCCGACGCCGACCTGATCCGGCTGCTCGGACTCGACGTCGCGCCCGCCGCACGGTGGTGGACGGCGGACGGACCGGTGCGCGGCCCGGACGCCGGCCGGCAGCTCCGGGTACCGATCGGTGTCGACGCCGACGGCCGGCCGGTCGAACTCGACCTGAAGGAATCGGCGGCGCAGGGCATGGGCCCGCACGGGATGGTCGTCGGCGCCACCGGCTCCGGTAAGTCCGAGCTGCTGCGGACCCTCGTGCTCGGGTTGGCGTTGAGCCACCCGCCGGAGGAGCTGAACCTCGTCCTCGTCGACTTCAAGGGTGGTGCCACCTTCGCGGCCCTGGACCGGTTGCCGCACACCGCCGCCGTCATCACCAACCTCGCCCGGGAGTTGCCGCTGGTCGACCGGATGGCGGACTCGTTGACCGGTGAGGTGGTACGCCGGCAGGACCTGCTGCGCCGGGCCGGCAACCTGGCCAGCCGCCAGGAGTACCTGCGGGCCCGGCAGGACGTCCCGGCGTTGCCGCCGCTGCCGGCGCTGCTGATCGTCTGTGACGAGTTCACCGAGCTGCTCACCGCCAAGCCGGACTTCATCGAGGTCTTCGGTCAGATCGGACGCCTCGGTCGGTCACTCGGGATCCATCTGCTCCTGGCCTCGCAGCGGGTGGACGAGGGCCGGCTGCGCGGGCTGGACACGCACCTGTCGTACCGGATCGGGCTGCGCACCTTCTCCGCGCTGGAGTCCCGGGCGATCCTCGGCGTCCCGGACGCCTACCACCTGCCCCGGGATCCGGGACACGGTTTCCTGGCCTACGGCACCGAACCGCCGGTGCGGTTCCGGGCGGCGTACGTGTCCGGACCGTACCGGCGGCCGATGCCGCGAGCGGCGGGCGGACGCCGCCGCGCGCCCCGGCTGTACGACTACCGGACGGCGGTGGTGCCGGCGGTCGCGCCGGAGCCGGTCGTCGCGGCGCCGGTGACCGGCCCGAGCCTGTTGGACGTCACCGTCGACCGGCTCGCCCGGTACGGCCCCACCGCCCACCAGGTGTGGCTGCCGCCGTTGGACACCTCCCCATGCCTGGACGACCTGCTCGGGCCGGTCCGTCCGGTACCCGGTCGGGGTCTGCAGGTGGCGGACCCCGCCGTCGCGGGCCGGCTGCGGGTGCCGGTCGCGCTGGTCGACAAGCCAGCCGCGCAGCAGCGCGCCCCGTTGTGGCTGTCGTTGGACGCCGCCGCCGGGCACCTCGCCGTGGTGGGCGCGCCGCAGGCCGGCAAGTCGCACCTGCTCCGTACGGTGGTCTGCGCGCTGGCGCTCACCCACACCCCGGACGAGGTTCAGGTGTACTGCCTCGATTTCGGCGGCGGGACCCTGGCCGGGCTGCGCGAGCTGCCGCACGTCGGAGCGGTGGCCGGTCGCACCGACGCGGCCACGGTCCGTCGCACCGTTGCCGAGGTCGCCGACCTGCTCGCCGTCCGGGAGCGGCGGTTCGCCGCGCTCGGGGTGGACTCGATGGCGGCGTACCGCCGTCGCCGGGCCGCCATCGGGGTCGGCGCCGCCGGGGTCCGCGCCGCCGACGGGGGTGGCGCGGCGGACGGAGGTGGCGCGGCGGACGACCTCGACCGGTACGGCGACGTGTTCCTGGTCGTCGACGGCTGGCCGACGCTGCGCGGCGAGTACGACGACCTCGAGCAGCCGATCACCGACCTGGCCACCCGGGGCCTGTCGTACGGCGTACACCTGGTCGCGTCGGCCCCCCGGTGGACCGATTTCCGGCCGGCGGTGCGGGACCTGTTCGGGTCGCGGTTGGAGTTGCGGCTGGGCGATCCGGTCGAATCGATGGTGTCCCGCCGCTCCGCCGGCAACGTGCCGGCCCAGCCGGGCCGTGGGTTGTCCGCCGACGGGTTCCACTTCCGTACCGCTCTCGCCGAGGTGGCAGACCCAGGTGCGAGTGCGGGTCCGGGCGCGGGCGCCGGTCCGGGTCCGGGCGCGGACACCGGCACCGCCGGGCTGGTATCCGCGATCGCCCGGCACTGGCCGGGACGGGGCGCGCCACCGGTGCGGCTCCTGCCGGACCTGGTGCCGTACGCCGAGTTCTCCCCGGCCGCGACCGGTGACGGTACGGATGGGCTCCGGCTGGCGATCGGCCTGGCCGAGGCTGACCTGCGACCGGTGGCGATCGACTTCGCGGCCGACCCGCACCTGGTGGTCTTCGGTGACGCGGAGTCGGGCAAGTCGGCCTTCCTCCGCGCACTCGCCGCATCCATTGTCAAGCGGTTCGTCCCGGAACGGGCCAGGTTGATCATCGTCGACTACCGGCGCAGCCTGCTCGGCGCGGTCACCTCGCCCCACCTCATCGGGTACGGCAGCACCCCGTCGCACACGGTGGACCTGATCGCGTCGGCCGCGAGCTACCTGCGGGACCGGCTGCCCGGGCCGGAGGTGACCGCCGGACAACTGGCCGCCCGGTCCTGGTGGTCGGGTCCGGAGCTGTTCGTCCTGGTCGACGATCACGACCTGGTCGACAACGGCGGCCCGGATCCGCTGCAGCCCCTGGTGGAACACCTTGCCCAGGCCCGCGACGTCGGGCTGCACCTGGTGCTGGCGCGGCGTAGCGGCGGGGCGGCGCGGGCCTTGTACCGGCCGGTCCAGCAGCGGCTACGGGAGCTGTCCAGCGCCGGCCTGGTCCTCTCCGGCGATCCTGACGAGGGGCCGCTGGTCGGCACGGTGCGCCCCACACCGCTGCCGCCCGGCCGGGGGTGGCTGGTGACCCGTCGGGAGCAGAGCCGGCTGATCCAGTTGGCCTATCTGCCGCCGCCGGTGCCCGACGGCCAGATCAGTCTCCCCAAGAGCACATCTGGCGGTAGAGAATCACGGTAA